The window aaactgggtgtTTTAAATGAAATACTCCAAATTAGTAGCAAATCGAAATTCTGCCTACAGCTTCATGTtgcctgttttctgtttgttcactTAGTGACTTGCCTAATTTtctggagtctgtttccccatcaGTGTCCAAATTCtgatgtcactgctttttttttgttgttcttttttaaattttttgttgttgttctttttaagCTTTGCTTTCTAGGGGGCTGTCCCAGGTCAGCATAACTTAGTGGTCAGCCAATGACTGGTCAGAGGTTTTGTTTCAACACCTTGAGCCAGAAGGCTTTCAAATCCTTTGCCATGGGGTCTGTGTGTGGCTTGGAGGGATACTTTCAAAGTGTAGGGAGCTTATCAGTCTACCCTGCATTCAGTCAGGGGCCAGTAGCTTTcaagggtcctctgtcctctcctgaaTAGGTGTAGCCTTGTACATGTACACAGCCTTTTGGACCCTAAGAGCTAAGTGTGATATGAATAGTAGGGCTCACTTTAGCCATCTCTTTCCCTAGATTTCCCTGATAAATTTCTGGCCAGTCTGCCATTTTCTTGTTCCCTGCAACATTAGCTTTCCCAGACTGTCTGCCACAGAGACTGCTATTGTTTTCCTAACAGCCCTGGGCATGTGTTTTTCCAAGTGCTGCTCTAAATAAAATCAGTTCCCTCTGACAGGACAACAGAGCTGCCAGGCCTCATGGCACGCCCAGGGTAGAACTTGAGGAACCAGAGCtgaggggggaggtgggagcaTCTCCTAACATGCTAGACGATCATCACTGTTTATACTGagattcactagctttgttcaaataAATGCCTCTCAATATATGTCCTTTGGTTAATTTCCAGAGACCGTAAAtgggtttttgcttgtttgtttacaaTTTTGTTAAGTTTAACAATTGCTTTTTGGGAAGGAGAACTTGCCAAGCTCCTCATTCAGCTGTTTCAAAACTGCTgctcttacattttattttaaactgggCTCCCTCCCCCCAAAATGTGCCAAAGATCCAGAGCAAATATTAAATAGAACCATCTACTCCACTTTGAAGTGCCCCACTAAGCCCACAGTGGTAATCCGACACAATTTAAAACCACTGAAGGAAAACTTTCCCCAAACGGACCAAAACCTGGGTCTCAgtctctgggtctcagtctctTCAGAATTCCTCAACATTATGAGAACATGAGACTTTCTAtacttactcttaaaaaaaaaacaacttccaaATTTACTTGATGATAACAaactgtatgtatatacaaaGAGACAAGGCAGGCAGGAAGGCCCTGGATCTCCTGTTCTCTGTTCCCCAGGCTCTCCCCACCCCTAGGCCCCAGCAGGGACCACTCCCTTCCCGTCCTGTGGTGGAAGTGGGGATTGGAAGGTATggaaatgatgtgtgtgtgtatgaacgTGTGTGTGTAGGGGTATGGGGGGCAGTGTGAAGAATGGAGAAGGATCAAAAATTAGAGAGGGCCTTCCCTCATCCCCACCACCCTGAGGAGGGTTCTTGAGGGAGCTGCCTCAGATGTCTCTCAGCCTATTAGACAGTAAAAGATCCAGCATCCAAAAGTGACCCAGTGACTGGCCCAGCTGAGCTCTGACCACTTGTGGACCGTGTATGCCATGCCGTAGCCCTGCTCCTCTGTGGTGTCGTCCACATCAACATCAAACAGGGAGCCCAAGTAGGCCAGGTGGAAGATGGCCAGGACCCCAAAGAGCAGGTTTAAGGCTCGCACCCCCAGGCCCGAACGATACTGGTGTGAACAGTCTGGCGGGCACCTTCTCGACAAGATGCAGGCACTGAGGATCCGAGCCAGGCACTTTCGGAGGACGTGCTCCACGTAAGTGATAAACGCCAGAGACAGCAGCACCGCGGCCAGGTGGAAGCTAAAGCCGTGCAGGAGGGCACTGGCTGTATAGGTGACCAGCACGGCTGAGAAGGTCCCCAGGTGGAGAGCATTCTTGAAAACATACTTATTCAGCCAGCAAGACATGGGCAGGTTCCAGCTTGTGACAACTTCCACCATGGACCGGGGCAGCTCCACGTTCAGTGGCTTAGAAATGGTCAGGTCCCATTCCAGGTGATCCTTCTCCTTGGTGAAGCCAGTCCCTGCCAACGTGGCTGTGGCCTCGGATAGAAAGCCCACAAAATAGTTGCTCAAGCGGAAGGAGATGGCACTCTCATAGGCTCGCAGCCACTTGCGAAGGAGGTGGTCACCATCGAGGGGGATGAAGTAAGGGAAGAGATAGGGGCCCACACATGTGGACAGCACCAGGCACAGAATGGCCAGTAACAGGCTCTGGGCCACCTTCTGCAGCCACCGGCAGCTCAGTGGGCGGCCTTGGACAGCCTCTAAGTACCTGTGGAAGGATATCCAGGGCCCAAAGATGACGGTGCCCACAAAGCAGAGGTAGCCCATGAACTCCACAGGTGAGGGCACCATGCTCACCTCACCCCGATCCAAGTCAAAGCCCAGAGACACCGCCTTCATGGCCACAATCATCTGGGCCCCTCGCATCCTGTGCCACGCCACAGTGTCCACCATGTACGTCTCACCCACAAGCAGGTAGGCGAGGATGGTGACGGAGACGAAGACGCCGCGATGGGAGGAATGTCGGCAGAGGAAGAGCGCGAGGTAGCACAGAAGGCTGAGCAGCACAACCCAGACCATGTGCAGCTCGAAGAAGTGGTAGAGgctcaagaacccacctgccacagTGCTTGCGTGCTTCAGGCAGGATGGCAATCCGAGCCTCCAGAGGAGGCGGCAGCCAAGACAGATGGCAAGGAGCAGCCAGATCTGGTCAAGGCCCTGCCGGGCAGTAGGCAGGAGACAGTCCTGCAGGAGCTGCTGGAAAAACTCCTGGCGGCTGAAGGTGGCCATTGTGGACCCCCACGGATGGATGAACAGATGACTTGGCAGTAAAGAAGCTACAGTCCAGCGGGCCAGGGACACACCACTGCCACCACTGGGCAGCCTCCCCCACCAGCTGCAAGGCTGGGACCACTGAAGCTCCCAGGGCAGCACCGTATACTTACTCTTAAAGACTGGGTAAAATAGATCTCCAGACAAAGGCAAGATTAGGGACAAATACAGGGACCAGTCAGTAAAGCCTGAAGTCACCCTACCTGGGCTCGCTCCTCATCAAACTCCAGGCAGCCCATACCATCCAGTCTCTGGAGATCAATCCAGCCTTTCCAGATAACACAGACTCCATTGAGAATCATGGGAGCCTTCAAATATACCTAAGACACAGAAAAGAAGGATGAAAATCCACGATGAGCTATCAGACACATAAGAAACAAAGGATAAACTTACTTATGAAAACTGGTTTTCTTTGGGGGGGAAAAACTAAATACAATGATAAAATTAAGAATTGCAGGAAAGGACCTGGGGGGGTGGCCAGGGGGCCAGGGAGGGccgggcaaaaaaaaaaaaaaaagaactgcaggAAAGTATACAAAGCATAGCCTCTGACTATGTTCTACACATTAAGCTAACCTGGCTTACCAGGATTTTATTTCTAGTCACaatttttctagttatttttaaaaggaagtttcaCAGATTTTATAAAAACTGTTTGTAGTAAGATGATGCTTGAAGTAGACATCATTTCTCTTGCAGCTGAAGCTGGGACATTCAGGTACTTTGCCTTAATTTTTGCATCTTGAGTAGAAAGACATGTAGATGTGCAACAACTGGAATTCACTAGCCCCTGAAGCGAACGCACTGTTTCTACTTGGATACCTGAAGCCACCCAGGGTCAGGCTCTTCTCCTTTCCTGTCTAATGAACCACCTCACAGACTTCTGATAAGTAATGCtgctgctttttccttctttttttaacttaagttaGCCAGAGTTGATTTCTATTGCTTTTAGCCAAAGAACCTTAACTGATACAACACTTACTTACGCATATAACACATAATATGTTTCAAGTAAATAACCCTTGAGCAAAAGTCACTTTAGGCATGATTTCCAAATTTAAGTCACTTTCATTTTGGATTACCAAATCAATTTTCCCATTGCCTGAAAATATAATTGTTCTCAAGCAATTAAGGATCCACCAAGAAATGATGGATCATCTTGATGAAAGATGGATGATGCTATTATCTTGAGGTGAGTATTTTACTgtgataaaagaagaaaggagtaagaaaaaataaaggaggaaaaagctGAGAACACCTTTTTCTTTAATCAATTCAGCAATTTCTTCAACAAAAAAATCTTGAGGCACTCTTGTTTTTAGAGAGGTTTAGTAGGACTCTCAGTAATAATAAATATGCAAGAAAAATGACTACTGAAGCACCTGTAAAATAAAACCTAGAGGACTTATGCCTTCTTAGTACATATTTATGTCATTCTCCTCCACTACTAAACACAACTATTTTTCCTGTTAAGGGCCCCCATAAACCACGCTGAGTCAAGTCAATTTCTACTGATattgggaaaaaagtaaaaaacattaGGTTCCATTTCTCCTCCCATGTGGACCAAGGGAAACAGTCTACAGTTATAGCTGAAACCGTTTAACCACACATTTCCTTCTGTTCTGATAAGTGCACATTGTGAATTCCCTTCCACATTGTGAATTTAAAACTCCAGTGGTGTGCACCTAATTGAACAAGTGACTGTGACAACCTCATGCCTGATACCTGACTAAATCTATAATAACTCTCTGAATTGCCTATCAATGTAACTTGGCTTACCACATCTACTAATCGAGA of the Cervus canadensis isolate Bull #8, Minnesota chromosome 18, ASM1932006v1, whole genome shotgun sequence genome contains:
- the LOC122420292 gene encoding protein-serine O-palmitoleoyltransferase porcupine-like codes for the protein MATFSRQEFFQQLLQDCLLPTARQGLDQIWLLLAICLGCRLLWRLGLPSCLKHASTVAGGFLSLYHFFELHMVWVVLLSLLCYLALFLCRHSSHRGVFVSVTILAYLLVGETYMVDTVAWHRMRGAQMIVAMKAVSLGFDLDRGEVSMVPSPVEFMGYLCFVGTVIFGPWISFHRYLEAVQGRPLSCRWLQKVAQSLLLAILCLVLSTCVGPYLFPYFIPLDGDHLLRKWLRAYESAISFRLSNYFVGFLSEATATLAGTGFTKEKDHLEWDLTISKPLNVELPRSMVEVVTSWNLPMSCWLNKYVFKNALHLGTFSAVLVTYTASALLHGFSFHLAAVLLSLAFITYVEHVLRKCLARILSACILSRRCPPDCSHQYRSGLGVRALNLLFGVLAIFHLAYLGSLFDVDVDDTTEEQGYGMAYTVHKWSELSWASHWVTFGCWIFYCLIG